The following proteins are encoded in a genomic region of Burkholderia cepacia:
- a CDS encoding Zn-dependent hydrolase, with protein sequence MNAVSETVKRAAFDTSIKVDGKRLWDSLMEVAKIGATPKGGVCRLALTDLDKAGRDLIVGWAKAAGCTVTVDTMGNVFMRRAGRAADAAPVVTGSHADSQPTGGRFDGIYGVLGGLEVIRSLNDHGIETEHPVEVVIWTNEEGSRFAPAMVASGVFAGVFPLEYGLSRKDVDGKTIGEELARIGYAGDVPCGGRKLHAAFELHIEQGPILEAECKTIGVVTDAQGQRWYEITFTGQEAHAGPTPMPRRRDALLGASRVVDLVNRIGLDHAPFGCATVGMMQVYPNSRNVIPGRVFFTVDFRHPDDTVLAKMDAALRDGVARIAADIGLETQLEQIFYYKPVAFDADCVTAVRAAADRFGYSHRDIVSGAGHDACYLAQVAPTSMVFVPCVDGISHNEIEDATPAWIEAGANVLLHAMLSRACEPAS encoded by the coding sequence ATGAACGCGGTATCGGAAACAGTGAAGCGGGCAGCTTTCGACACGTCGATCAAGGTCGACGGCAAGCGGTTGTGGGACAGCCTGATGGAGGTCGCGAAGATCGGCGCGACGCCGAAGGGCGGCGTGTGCCGCCTCGCGCTGACCGATCTCGACAAGGCCGGCCGCGACCTGATCGTCGGCTGGGCGAAGGCCGCCGGCTGCACGGTGACGGTCGATACGATGGGCAACGTGTTCATGCGCCGCGCGGGTCGCGCGGCCGATGCGGCGCCGGTCGTTACCGGCTCGCACGCGGATTCGCAGCCGACGGGCGGCCGCTTCGACGGCATCTACGGCGTGCTCGGCGGCCTCGAAGTGATTCGCAGTCTCAACGATCACGGCATCGAGACCGAGCATCCGGTCGAGGTCGTGATCTGGACCAACGAGGAAGGCTCGCGCTTCGCGCCCGCGATGGTCGCATCCGGCGTATTCGCGGGCGTGTTCCCGCTCGAATACGGGCTGTCGCGCAAGGACGTGGACGGCAAGACGATCGGCGAGGAACTGGCGCGCATCGGTTACGCGGGCGACGTGCCGTGCGGCGGGCGCAAGCTGCACGCGGCGTTCGAACTGCACATCGAGCAGGGGCCGATACTCGAAGCGGAGTGCAAGACGATCGGCGTCGTGACCGACGCGCAGGGGCAGCGCTGGTACGAGATCACGTTCACCGGCCAGGAAGCGCATGCGGGGCCGACCCCGATGCCGCGCCGGCGCGATGCGCTGCTCGGTGCGTCGCGCGTGGTCGATCTGGTCAACCGGATCGGCCTCGATCACGCGCCGTTCGGCTGCGCGACGGTCGGCATGATGCAGGTCTACCCGAACTCGCGCAACGTGATTCCCGGCCGCGTGTTCTTCACCGTCGATTTCCGTCATCCGGACGACACGGTGCTCGCGAAGATGGATGCGGCATTGCGCGACGGCGTGGCGCGCATCGCGGCCGACATCGGGCTCGAGACCCAGCTCGAGCAGATCTTCTATTACAAGCCGGTCGCGTTCGACGCCGATTGTGTTACGGCCGTGCGCGCCGCGGCCGACCGCTTCGGCTACTCGCATCGAGACATCGTGTCGGGCGCGGGGCACGATGCGTGCTATCTCGCCCAGGTCGCGCCGACGTCGATGGTGTTCGTGCCGTGTGTCGACGGGATCAGCCACAACGAGATCGAGGACGCGACGCCCGCGTGGATCGAGGCCGGCGCGAACGTGCTGCTGCATGCAATGCTGTCGCGCGCATGCGAGCCGGCTTCATGA
- a CDS encoding TetR/AcrR family transcriptional regulator gives MKLDEAVTEAMESEATATPLRRRKAHIRESNEAHLLACAEAVFAERGLDGASTAMIAERAGLPKANLHYYFPTKLALYRRVLDDLFEDWHRAAGTFEADDDPVAAIGGYVRAKMALSRRRPLGSKVWANEIIQGAEHMQDILAGRVKPWFDTRVKVIDGWIARGLLAPIDAHTLMYLIWATTQHYADFDAQIRALSGKRAFTQKAFDERTEQVVQLVIRACGAVSPNVNR, from the coding sequence ATGAAACTTGACGAAGCCGTAACCGAAGCGATGGAAAGCGAAGCAACGGCCACGCCTTTGCGGCGACGCAAGGCGCACATCCGCGAGTCCAACGAAGCGCATCTGCTCGCCTGTGCGGAGGCCGTGTTCGCGGAGCGTGGGCTCGACGGCGCGAGCACCGCGATGATCGCGGAGCGCGCGGGCCTGCCGAAAGCCAACCTGCATTACTACTTCCCGACGAAGCTCGCGCTCTACCGCCGCGTGCTCGACGACCTGTTCGAGGACTGGCATCGCGCGGCCGGCACGTTCGAGGCCGACGACGATCCGGTGGCTGCGATCGGCGGCTACGTGCGCGCGAAGATGGCACTGTCGCGGCGGCGCCCGCTCGGCTCGAAGGTCTGGGCCAACGAGATCATCCAGGGCGCCGAGCACATGCAGGACATCCTGGCGGGGCGCGTGAAGCCGTGGTTCGACACGCGCGTGAAGGTGATCGACGGCTGGATCGCGCGCGGCCTGCTCGCGCCGATCGACGCGCACACGCTGATGTACCTGATCTGGGCAACCACGCAGCACTACGCGGATTTCGATGCGCAGATCCGCGCGCTGAGCGGCAAGCGAGCGTTCACGCAGAAGGCGTTCGACGAGCGGACCGAGCAGGTCGTGCAGCTCGTGATTCGCGCATGCGGCGCGGTATCGCCGAATGTGAATCGATAG